Below is a genomic region from Fusobacterium sp. DD2.
TTTTGCAGAGATAATATCCCCAATTGTCATTGCAGTTAAAACTAATAAAAATGCTAAAAGCGGTGTAACAGCGTGCATAAAGACCCCTCCTGAAGATATTTAGATTAGATTTTATGTGAATATAATTATAAGTTGTACAGTTTATAATGGAAATTAAAAAAATTTCCAAATTATTTAAGGGGTATATTTCAATCTAGTGTATTTATTTTCAGTACTTATATACTACTTTTTTATTATTAAAAAGTTTATTCTGTTTTCGTGAACAAATCAAATATAAATAATAAATTACATATATTATTTAAAGTTATTATTGTAATTTTTTCTCAAAATATATGTATCGTTTCATTACAAGTTGAAAAATAAAAAACTTTACGGTATAATTTTATTACAATATTAACTTATCTTGAGGAGGAAAATTATGAAAAAAATTTTATTAGTATGTTCAGCTGGAATGTCTACTAGTTTTCTTGTTACAAAAATGAAAAAAGCTGCATATATGGACACCATTTGTAATTATAGCTAACAGAGTAAAAGAGGAATAAGGAAAGTATGAAATCATGGTCACTTTTTATAATAACAATTGGGACTCTTTTTATAGTCATTTATCTTAAGACTAAAATGCCTATTAATCTCATTATGGGGTTAACTTTTGTTGTTATTGGTACAATATTATTAATAATAAGGAGCAGAAGGAAATGAAAGTAGTTGTACAAATGAATGTATCAAAGGAGGTTTTCTATAATTTTTTATTAGAAAATCTAAGAAATGAGTTTAATATAAAAGGAAAAGTAACCCCAGGCTTTAAGTTTGAAAAGGTATTATCAACAAAATTTAATCAGGGAGTAAATACTCAGGGTGAGGTAGTTAAACTTGTTGAAAATGAGGATTATCTTATAAAATTTACCAGCCCTATGGGAGTTAATACAGTTGAGTATAAAATAAGAGAACTTGAAGAGAAGAAGATTGAGGTTACTTATATTGAAAAGTATGTAGGAGATTCGTGGCTTAAAAACTATAACCATATGTTAATTGAATTTACTTTCTTATACTTTTTAAAACGTAGAAAAAAAACAATGTTCAGAATGGTAGAAGAGTATTTAAAAAATAGAGAGAAAGAAAAACAGAAAAAACAGGAGGAAAAGAATGATTGAGTTTCCAAAGGGATTTTATTGGGGAAGTTCAACCAGTGCAGAGCAAAGTGAAGGGCGTTTCCAAGGTGATAATAAAGGACTTACTGTCTGGGATAAGCTATATATAACAGAGCCTTATAAATTTCACAATGGAATAGGACCAGAGACAACTTCCAGTGTGTATACACATTTTAAAGAGGATATTAAGCTTTTAAAAAAGACTGGGCATAATGTGTTTAGAACTTCTATTTCATGGGCAAGACTTTTTCCTAATGGTATTGGTGAGATAAATGAAGAGGCTATAAGATTTTATAGAGAGTATTTCACTGAACTTAAGGAAAATGGAATAGAACCTTTTGTAAATCTATCACATTTTGATACTCCATTGGTACTTCAGGATGAAAAGGGTGGATTTGCAAGTAAAGAGGTAGTAAATGCTTATAGAATCTATGCTAAAACATGTTTTTCTCTTTTTGGAGATATAGTTAAAACCTGGTTTACATTTAACGAACCTATAGTAACAGTTGAATGTGGATACCTAAAACAGTATCATTATCCTATGGAAGTTGACTCTAAAAAAGCTGTACAGGTTGCTTTTAATTTGGCACTTGCTTCTGCTTATGCAGTTAGGGAATTTAAAGAGATTGTAAAAGATGGACGTATAGGAATTATACTAAATCTTACACCAGCTTATCCAAGATCAAATAATCCTTATGATTTAAAAGCAGCACGTATTGCAGAACTTTTTGCCAATAAATCTTTCCTTGATCCAGCAGTTAAAGGAGAATATGATAGAGAGCTTGTAGAGATAATAAAGAAACATAATCTTACTCCAGAGTATACAGAGGAAGAACTTGAAATAAT
It encodes:
- a CDS encoding DUF3284 domain-containing protein → MKVVVQMNVSKEVFYNFLLENLRNEFNIKGKVTPGFKFEKVLSTKFNQGVNTQGEVVKLVENEDYLIKFTSPMGVNTVEYKIRELEEKKIEVTYIEKYVGDSWLKNYNHMLIEFTFLYFLKRRKKTMFRMVEEYLKNREKEKQKKQEEKND
- a CDS encoding glycoside hydrolase family 1 protein, which codes for MIEFPKGFYWGSSTSAEQSEGRFQGDNKGLTVWDKLYITEPYKFHNGIGPETTSSVYTHFKEDIKLLKKTGHNVFRTSISWARLFPNGIGEINEEAIRFYREYFTELKENGIEPFVNLSHFDTPLVLQDEKGGFASKEVVNAYRIYAKTCFSLFGDIVKTWFTFNEPIVTVECGYLKQYHYPMEVDSKKAVQVAFNLALASAYAVREFKEIVKDGRIGIILNLTPAYPRSNNPYDLKAARIAELFANKSFLDPAVKGEYDRELVEIIKKHNLTPEYTEEELEIIKNNTVDILGVNYYQPLRVAARASKPNDEAPFMPEYYYDPYIMPGRRINPHRGWEIYPQGLYDIAKNIKDNYGNIPWIVMENGMGVEGEDRFKNNGMIEDDYRIDFIKEHLTYLHKGIEEGSNCLGYMVWTSIDCWSWLNAYKNRYGLIELNLDDASRTIKKSGYWFKKLAENNGF